A genomic stretch from Rhineura floridana isolate rRhiFlo1 chromosome 18, rRhiFlo1.hap2, whole genome shotgun sequence includes:
- the CILP2 gene encoding cartilage intermediate layer protein 2: MSGRQEALFLFFILYDCVIMAQGLQMKSDPRPAKLKQLHKQKNTNARTGFSAGMVGEWTSWFNVDHPGGEGDFETLEAIRFYYPERVCAQPTAIEARTTEWELPEEVGEVVRYSPREGFRCLNQEQPGGKSCSNYHVRFLCSPDPTNLVGWSVWSSWSACSRTACGTSGIQTRHRSCLNSSALAQLPKCPGKPTERRTCSAGPCQEPKWSSWGPWSPCSKTCGSGGKRLRRRSCPKSKLLRCPGRPLEVQKCPLPPCSACQLSCETGIPNKDCTSCTCPNHTLLGTVRSAGGVALANAQISLQDQPPGLLAQSNQHGQFTIRGICARNGANVSATLKRFAQGSAPMIANGSQVSLVGIVLHRLEKPYMVTHPEEKARAVGQQVRFCCRAQGNPEPTKYYWYHNGTLLDRKVHRYGSSLVLRDLHARQAGSYHCKASNSLDSIKSSITHLTVIDPQVPACTAQPEEYLIKLPDECFQEETGSNFYNVGHCPSTRCAGNLTDGLQCRDAEEHCCGTQRMEVREIRCISYVLPIKVVAECGCTSCTQPKILVRGKASAADNGEPLRFGEIYLGAEKIGFTGYKGTFTIEVPPNTQRLVVKFVDRMQKFVDAIKVFPFDQRGGAVYQDVKLIRRKKPVDLEATETNVIPLGAVAGEDPVGEIVIPPGSFFRPDGQVYNGTVKASVTFVDPRDFAMVNAASSDLSFINAEGDLFPLRTYGMFSMDFWEKDSNQGLETGRVEVKMDTELIRMPEHIQKMKLWSLNPVTGLWEEEASFRLEKVGRHKREERAFLIGNMEIRERRLFNLDVPENRRCFVKVRAYINEKFNPSEQLKGVVITLINLEPRPGYPSNPQAWGRFDSVVTGPNGACLPAFCDGQRADAYTAYVTATMGGEELEAVPSSPRLNPQAVGVSQPYLNKLGYQRSDHEDSALKKTAFKINLAKPNQNNIDETNGPIYTYRSLKDCEQAPITANHFRFYRGEVDKYEYNVVPFKETDLTTWTGDYLSWWPNPQEFRACFLKVKINGPQEYMVRSRNVGGSHPRTRGQLYGLRDTRSVRDLEIYNSSAACVEFKCSGMLFDQGPVDRTLVSITPQGSCQRTAINSYLREYLSHHPPVVENNDTSAFTMLAPADPLGHNYGIYTVTDQNPHLAKEIAIGRCFDGTSDGFSREMKSDKGTAVTFSCQERPIGRKSFFQRLLESPAQTLTEIRREMSSNGQVRGASQVVAYPSGLWTAFAAQARQTPSRRRRVGASRAGQ, translated from the exons ATGTCAGGCCGACAGGAGGCACTTTTCCTGTTCTTCATTCTCTACGATTGTGTCATCATGGCTCAAG GTCTGCAGATGAAAAGCGACCCGCGCCCAGCCAAGCTGAAACAACTGCATAAACAGAAGAACACAAACGCTCGGACAGGCTTCAGCGCAGGGATGGTCG GAGAATGGACCTCGTGGTTCAACGTGGACCATCCTGGAGGCGAAGGTGATTTCGAGACCCTGGAGGCCATTCGGTTCTACTACCCGGAGCGCGTCTGTGCCCAACCCACAGCTATCGAAGCTCGGACCACGGAATGGGAGCTGCCTGAGGAAGTGGGGGAAGTGGTGCGCTACAGCCCTCGGGAAGGCTTCCGGTGCCTGAACCAGGAGCAGCCTGGAGGCAAAAGCTGCTCCAACTACCACGTCCGGTTCCTCTGCTCCCCAG ATCCCACCAACTTGGTGGGTTGGTCAGTCTGGTCATCGTGGAGCGCCTGTTCACGTACGGCATGCGGCACAAGCGGCATCCAGACCAGACACCGGAGCTGCTTGAACAGCTCTGCACTGGCACAGCTGCCCAAATGCCCAGGAAAGCCCACAGAGCGCCGGACCTGCAGTGCTGGACCTTGTCAAG AGCCCAAGTGGAGCAGCTGGGGGCCCTGGAGCCCCTGCTCAAAGACCTGCGGCAGTGGTGGGAAGCGACTGCGTCGCCGGAGCTGCCCCAAATCCAAGCTCCTGCGCTGTCCTGGGCGTCCCTTGGAGGTGCAGAAATGCCCCCTGCCACCCTGCTCAG CTTGCCAGCTCAGCTGTGAGACAGGCATCCCCAACAAGGACTGTACCAGTTGCACCTGTCCCAACCACACACTCTTGGGCACCGTGCGGAGTGCAGGCGGGGTGGCTCTCGCCAATGCCCAGATATCTCTCCAGGACCAACCACCAGGACTGCTGGCCCAgagcaaccagcatggccagttcaCCATCCGCGGCATCTGCGCCAGAAATGGGGCCAACGTCAGTGCGACGCTCAAGAGGTTTGCCCAGGGCAGCGCCCCAATGATTGCCAACGGTTCTCAGGTGTCTCTGGTGGGGATTGTGCTGCATCGACTTG AAAAACCGTACATGGTGACCCATCCTGAAGAGAAAGCGCGGGCAGTGGGCCAACAGGTGCGGTTTTGCTGTAGAGCACAGGGCAACCCGGAGCCAACAAAGTATTACTG GTATCACAATGGAACGCTCCTGGACCGCAAAGTCCACAGATACGGCAGCAGCTTAGTCTTGCGTGACTTGCACGCTCGTCAGGCTGGTTCATACCACTGCAAAGCCAGTAACAGCCTCGACTCGATCAAATCCTCCATCACCCATTTGACGGTGATAG ATCCTCAGGTCCCAGCCTGTACCGCCCAGCCAGAAGAATATCTCATCAAACTCCCCGACGAGTGTTTTCAAGAAGAGACAGGCTCCAACTTCTATAATGTCGGCCACTGTCCTAGCACCCGCTGTGCAGGGAACCTCACAGATGGCCTACAGTGCCGAGATGCCGAGGAGCACTGCTGTGGAACACAACGCATGGAGGTGCGGGAGATCCGGTGCATCAGCTACGTTCTTCCCATCAAGGTGGTCGCAGAATGTGGGTGCACCTCCTGTACCCAGCCCAAGATCCTGGTCCGTGGGAAAGCCTCAGCCGCTGACAATGGGGAACCCTTGCGCTTCGGCGAGATCTACCTGGGCGCAGAGAAGATTGGCTTCACCGGTTACAAGGGCACATTCACCATCGAGGTGCCCCCCAACACGCAGAGACTGGTGGTCAAGTTTGTGGATCGGATGCAGAAATTCGTCGATGCTATCAAGGTCTTCCCCTTTGACCAGCGTGGCGGGGCTGTCTACCAGGATGTCAAGctgatcagaaggaagaagccggTTGACTTGGAAGCAACGGAGACCAACGTCATCCCACTGGGAGCGGTGGCTGGAGAGGACCCTGTTGGGGAGATAGTCATCCCTCCAGGGTCCTTCTTCAGGCCCGATGGGCAAGTTTACAATGGGACCGTCAAGGCCAGTGTCACCTTTGTAGACCCCCGGGATTTTGCCATGGTGAATGCTGCCTCTAGCGACTTGAGTTTCATCAATGCTGAAGGCGATCTCTTCCCCCTCCGGACTTATGGCATGTTTTCGATGGACTTCTGGGAAAAGGACAGCAACCAAGGCTTAGAAACCGGACGTGTGGAGGTGAAGATGGATACCGAGCTCATCAGAATGCCAGAACACATTCAGAAAATGAAGCTCTGGTCCCTCAACCCCGTAACAGGCCTGTGGGAAGAGGAAGCATCCTTCAGGCTGGAAAAAGTGGGTCGCCATAAGCGTGAGGAGAGGGCCTTTCTGATTGGCAATATGGAGATCCGAGAAAGGCGCCTGTTTAACCTTGATGTCCCAGAGAACCGCCGCTGTTTTGTCAAGGTCCGGGCCTACATCAACGAAAAGTTCAACCCCAGTGAACAGCTGAAGGGAGTTGTGATTACCCTCATCAATCTCGAGCCCAGGCCTGGTTACCCGTCCAACCCTCAGGCCTGGGGCCGGTTTGACAGCGTGGTGACAGGTCCCAATGGCGCATGCTTACCTGCCTTCTGTGACGGGCAAAGGGCTGATGCCTACACAGCCTACGTCACCGCAACCATGGGCGGGGAGGAGTTAGAGGCAGTGCCATCGAGCCCAAGGCTCAACCCCCAAGCTGTGGGggtttcccagccttacctcaACAAGCTTGGCTACCAGCGATCTGACCATGAGGACTCTGCCCTCAAGAAGACAGCCTTCAAGATCAACCTTGCCAAACCCAACCAGAACAACATTGACGAGACCAACGGCCCCATTTACACCTATCGGAGCCTGAAGGATTGCGAACAGGCGCCCATCACAGCAAACCATTTCCGGTTCTACCGGGGGGAAGTGGATAAGTATGAATATAATGTGGTGCCTTTTAAAGAGACTGACCTGACGACCTGGACAGGGGACTATCTCTCCTGGTGGCCCAACCCGCAAGAGTTCCGAGCATGCTTTTTGAAGGTGAAGATCAACGGGCCTCAAGAGTACATGGTACGGTCACGAAATGTGGGTGGCAGCCACCCAAGGACTCGGGGGCAGCTCTACGGCTTACGAGACACCCGGAGCGTCCGGGACCTTGAAATATATAACAGTTCAGCGGCTTGTGTTGAGTTCAAGTGCAGTGGGATGCTGTTTGACCAAGGACCGGTGGACAGGACTTTGGTCTCCATCACCCCGCAGGGGAGTTGCCAGCGTACTGCTATCAACAGCTACCTGAGGGAGTACCTCAGCCACCACCCCCCTGTGGTGGAGAACAATGACACGTCAGCCTTCACCATGTTGGCTCCTGCGGATCCTCTGGGCCACAACTATGGCATCTACACTGTGACAGACCAGAACCCGCACCTGGCCAAGGAGATAGCCATCGGCCGCTGCTTTGACGGCACCTCGGACGGATTCTCGCGGGAGATGAAGTCTGACAAGGGTACGGCGGTGACCTTCTCTTGCCAGGAAAGGCCCATAGGGCGCAAAAGCTTCTTCCAGCGCCTGCTCGAATCCCCTGCCCAGACGCTGACGGAGATCCGCCGTGAGATGAGCAGTAATGGACAGGTGCGGGGCGCTTCCCAAGTGGTGGCCTACCCGTCAGGGTTATGGACTGCGTTTGCCGCACAAGCCCGCCAGACCCCCAGCCGCCGAAGGAGAGTGGGTGCTTCACGGGCTGGACAGTGA